Part of the Xenopus tropicalis strain Nigerian chromosome 3, UCB_Xtro_10.0, whole genome shotgun sequence genome, CTTGACAcaacatgttttctttttataaatgttgAACACAAGGGCAATGCGGTGATTTAATtacaaaagggttaaatgataaATATcccagtatagtatatatatatattaaaggctCCATAAAAGGCAGAGGTATATATTAAAAGGCGTATGCAGTCATAGATGGACAGGAACAGTACATGTCCCACTGTGGACCATGGAGGAAGATGAAGCCCCCTCCTCCTCCTGGAGATGAAGCCCCTCCTTCATTGTATCCAAGTTCATGGGGTATCCATTGGGGTATCCATGGGGTATCCATTGGCAACATGGCACATTGTCCATCCAACTAAATGCTCCACAGGTCGAGAACCTCCAGGCACGCCCAAGCAGGGGAGACCGTCTACATACCCATCTCCCCAAGCCCAGCACAGCCATCTTGTCTCAGGCGGAAAGCCCATCACAGGTAGGAACTATATTACTCAGGGCTGGTCATCTTTCTTTTGAACATCTCACGGGAAAGAAGGGTAAATGTTGCCCCAGACCTGAGATTCTTTTAATGGTCCTTTCTTGCCTTCTGGCTTTGATATAGGCTCTCCTCTTTTGCCCCTGTTCCCTCGACCGCAGGGTTCCTTGGTTAAAAAGTACAACAAGGCATTGAGAAAGGCATTAGCACTGGCCAGGGGTCTAGTAACCTTATAGCAGACAGCCACCACCCCGAGTGCGCGGCAACCACCCAGGGCAGCTCCTCCTGCCCTTAGGGCCAAAAATATCGTACGGGTTACATGAAAGGGCAAAAAGCAAAGGGCAAAAAGGAGGGTGATTGTGACAATGGTCCGGATTGATTTGCGCCTCTGAGCAACTCCAGGCACAGGTCCAGGCACAACGCCCCCCTTTAATGTCCGGCACAGTGTACGTACCACCCGGGAGTAGCACCAGGCAGTGAGTGAGAATGGCAAGAAGAAGCCAGAAATGTGCAGGAATACCCCATAGGGTACATATTTAGGAAGGTCTTCATCAAGGGCATCATCCCAACATGTTACTCCATCAACTGGACCATCTAGGGGTCCCGTCCGGGCAAAGAACAGAATAGGTGATGTCAAAGCAAATACAAGGGTCCAGACCAGCACACAGGTAGCCCTCACCCATCGTAGGGTCTCTATACGCATCGTGCGCATTGGGTGGCAGATGCCCCGGTAGCGATGGTATGAGATGCAGGTGAGGAAGAATATGCTGCAGTAGAGGTTAAAGTAGAAGAGGAAACGGACTAAGCGACACATGGGGTCCCCAAAGAGCCATCTGTCACGGGAGATGTAGCTAGTGATGAGGAAGGGTAAAGACAGACTGTACATCAGGTCGCTGAGGGCCAGGTTGAACATGTAGACCAGAGATGGGTTCCGTGGGTGGCGTAGGCAACGTGTCAGGACCACGGAGTTGAGGCCCAGGCTCAGCAGAAAGGTGAAGAGGTAGCAGATAGGGAGAAAGATGTGCTTGTAGGACTCGTCCAGTTGGCACGTCGATCCCTGGGAGGATGAAGTGGGGAGGGAAGAGTTAGGGGAAGAGGGTGAGGGAGAGAAGGACATGCTGGATGGGTTAGGGGAGTAGGAGGGTTAGGGGAGTAGGAGGGTTAGGGGAGTAGGAGGGTTAGGGGAGTAGGAGGGTTAGGGGAGTAGAAGGGTTAGGGGAGTAGAAGGGTTAGGGGAGTAGGAGGGTTAGGGGAGTAGGAGGGTTAGGGGAGTAGGAGGGTTAGGGGAGTAGGAGGGTTAGGGGAGTAGAAGGGTTAGGGGAGTAGGAGGGTTAGGGGAGTAGGAGGGTTAGGGGAGTAGGAGGGTTAGGGGAGTAGAAGGGTTAGGGGAGTaagagggttaggggagtaggAGGGTTAGGGGAGTAGAAGGGTTAGGGGAGTAGGAGGGTTAGGGGAGTAGGAGGGTTAGGGGAGTAGGAGGGTTAGGGGAGTAGGAGGGTTAGGGGAGTAGAAGGGTTAGGGGAGTAGAAGGGTTAGGGGAGTAGAAGGGTTAGGGAGGTTTAAGCATCACAGGGGCACCTGAGGAGAAAACATATATGTCACATTCAGACAGGTTTAGCCAACAATTGAACCTAATAAGGCCAAATACTAATAGCACCAAATGAGAGACCcctcgtgccccccccccccccggaggtGTAAGCAGACATTTTCTTAATGAGCCCCTCAGTCTCAGCTCTTACATACAGTGTACTGACCTTCAGTGGGACCCCATTGGATCTCTATACACCTGTGCCCTTTAACTATTGCCCCTTTCTTTAATGCCCCAGTACCTGGACCAGCTCCCCATCCCCCCCTCCGACACTGGCATGCAGCAATGCCCCCTTGGGTATAACAGCCCCCCTTTAACTGACTGCAAAACTCCATCTCTCCATCTTGTTATGTGGCAGCTGTGCACTATATGTAGGTTACTCTACTTACAGTGGGTACTAGGTAACTATTTACATTAGAATGTACTGGTAGGGttgtcagatagatagatagatagatagatagatagatagatagatagatagatagatagatagatgatagatagattgatagattacATTCATAGATAGATATAAAGGTATATTAGATAATTTAGATGCATTAGATAAATAGACAGCTTCATAGGTAGctagataaacagacagacagacaatagatagataaatagatagataaatgagcAGATTAGATTAATAGATAAAGATATATTAGATAATCAGATGGATTAGATAAACAGATATAGAAAGCTTCAAAGACATAGAaaaataatagatgatagatagaaagataaatagacAGTTGAAATCTCTATCTAGTAAAGATATAGAGACAGAGATAGATATAAAAGCTAGACAGATTAGATTCATagatataaagatatacagtatactataAATTAGATATGTTAGATAGACAGGCCAATAGATTCATAAATAGATATAAAGATAAATTAGATGAATAAATAGATtgacacatagatagatagatagatagatgatagatagatagatgatagatagatagatagatagatgatagattgatagatagatagatagatagatagatagatagatagatagaaagattgattggtgatagatagattgatttatgatagatagatagatagatagatagatagatgatagataaatgatagatagatagatgatagatagacagatagggtATAATAGAGGGGGGTATATAAGAAATCACATGGTTCCTAGGACACGCCCCCAGCCCTGTGGAATAAACAGATATTTGTCTCATGCTGCGGAACATTTCTCTGGCTGCTCCTGAGTCAGCGTTTCCAGTTCATTAATTTCCCTTACTGAGTAACATGGCTGACCCCTGTCCCCCCCGCGCTTACTCCCTGCATTCTGCCAGCTGTCAGGaacctgtctctcccctggcacaGCCTGCCCCCTGCTCTGCCCCCTGCTATACCCCCTCTGTTACTGCTCTGTGCCACTCTGTATGGGCTTCTGTCCCTCAGGcaaactacacttcccagcattccctgctggGTATCTCATGGGGGGGGCTGTAGTTGTGATTTACCCACAGTGGCTAAAGGTTAACCGCCCCTCATGTATTGTATAACATGCCCGTGCCTTTGTGTAACCCCTACACACGTGTGGCCCCATACCCGCCCCTGCCCAAAATCTGCCATTATGTGTGGCCCCATACCCGCCCCTGCCCAAAATCTGCCATTATGTGTGGCCCCATACACGCCCCTGCCCAAAATCTGCCATTATGTGTGGCCCCATACCCGCCCCTGCCCAAAATCTGCCATTATGTGTGGCCCCATACCCGCCCCTGCCCAAAATCTGCCATTATGTGTGGCCCCATACCCGCCCCTGCCCAAAATCTGCCATTATGTGTGGCCCCATAACTGCCCCTGCCCAAAATCTGCCATTATGTGTGGCCCCATACCCGCCCCTGCCCAAAATCTGCCATTATGTGTGGCCCCATAACTGCCCCTGCCCAAAATCTGCCATTATGTGTGGCCCCATAACTGCCCCTGCCCAAAATCTGCCATTATGTGTGGCCCCATACCATaggagtatatacaggtatataggatattagcggctatgggagtatatacaggtatataggatattaggggctatgggagtatatacaggtatataggatattaggggctatgggagtatatacaggtatataggatattagcggctatgggagtatatacaggtatataggatattaggggctatgggagtatatacaggtatataggatattaggggctatgggagtatatacaggtatataggatattagcggctatgggagtatatacaggtatataggatattaggggctatgggagtatatacaggtatataggatattaggggctatgggagtatatacaggtatataggatattaggggtataggagtatatacaggtatataggatattaggggtataggagtatatacaggtatataggatattaggggctatgggagtatatacaggtatataggatattaggggtataggagtatatacaggtatataggatattaggggtataggaatatatacaggtatataggatattaggggctatgggagtatatacaggtatataggatattaggggtataggagtatatacaggtatataggatattaggggtataggaatatatacaggtatataggatattaggggtataggaatatatacaggtatataggatattaggggctatgggagtatatacaggtatataggatattaggggctataggagtatatacaggtatataggatattaggggctatgggagtatatacaggtatataggatattaggggtataggagtatatacaggtatataggatattaggggtataggagtatatacaggtatataggatattaggggctatgggagtatatacaggtatataggatattaggggctataggagtatatacaggtatataggatattaggggtataggagtatatacaggtatataggatattaggggtataggaatatatacaggtatataggatattaggggctatgggagtatatacaggtatataggatattagcggctatgggagtatatacaggtttataggatattaggggctataggagtatatacaggtatataggatattaggggctataggagtatatacaggtatataggatattaggggctataggaatatatacaggtatataggatattaggggctatgggagtatatacaggtatataggatattaggggtataggaatatatacaggtatataggatattaggggctatgggagtatatacaggtatataggatattaggggctatgggagtatatacaggtatataggatattaggggctatgggagtatatacaggtatataggatattaggggctatgggagtatatacaggtatataggatattaggggtataggaatatatacaggtatataggatattaggggctatgggagtatatacaggtatataggatattaggggtataggaatatatacaggtatataggatattaggggctatgggagtatatacaggtatataggatattaggggctatgggagtatatacaggtatataggatattaggggctatgggagtatatacaggtatataggatattaggggctataggaggatatacaggtatataggatattaggggctatgggagtatatacaggtatataggatattaggggctatgggagtatatacaggtatataggatattaggggctataggaggatatacaggtatataggatattaggggctataggaggatatacaggtatataggatattaggggctatgggagtatatacaggtatataggatattaCTATGCCCCAGACACTCACCTGTTGGATGTGAATTGGTCCCAGTGAGTGCTCGGCCCCCCCACCGTCCCCCCTGCTGCCCGTTATCTCTCTGCCGGTCCCGTTATCTCTCTGCCGGTCCCGTTATCTCTCTGCCGGTCCCGTTATCTCTCTGCCAGTCCCGTTATCTCTCTGGCTGCTCCTGCTGTTCCGCTCCTCTCTTCCTCTTTATTCATTTACCACTTTCCTTCTCCCTCCGTCTCTTCCTTTTCTTCATCCTTTTCGTACTTCGCACTTTAGGGATCACTGCCCGTCACTGCTTCTCATTCCCAGGCTGCATTCCTATTGGCTCCTGtgcctccccccctccctgccagGTAAACTCTCTGCTCCTCGGCGACCCCATTCCCTCGCTCTGAACCCGTTCACATCTCAGGGACTCCTCACCCCCCTGCCAATATGTCACACTGCAACATTTTATCCAAGAAGCTCTTCTATTTGGaattttatctggttgctaaggtcttgtttaccttagcaaccaggcagtggtttaaatgagagactgaaatatgaatagaaagattaaaaacaaagagtaacaataacaaagagttcacagagcaatagatttttggctgccgggtcagtgaccccccccccccaatatggaagctggaaagatgtagaatagaaaggcaaatagttaatgaagaccaagtgcaaagttGGCAGGAATAGGATATTAACGTAAGGGGAACTCTAGCTAAATACTCTTTCCTGCAAAATGAAAGAATATATCATCCTGCTTCCCAATATACATATATTCTCACTGTCAGCTCACATGCACTCTCACTCACATGCACTCTCATGTGCACTCTCACCCTCACATTTGCACTTTCAGTCACTCATGTGCACTCTCACTCACTCATGTGCACTCTCACTCACTCATGtgcactctcactcactcacacatgcactctcactcactcatgtgcactctcactcactcatgtgcactctcactcactcatgtgcactctcactcactcacacatgcactctcactcactcacatgcACTTTCAGTCAATCACGTGCACTTTCAGATACTCATTTTCACTCTCACTCACATGCACTCTTACTCACTCACGTGCACTTTCAGTCACTCGTTTGCACTCTCACCAACTCACGTGCACTTTCAGTCACTCATGtgcactctcactcactcacacatgcactctcactcactcacatgcACTTTCAGTCAATCACGTGCACTTTCAGATACTCATTttcactctcactcactcacaggcACTCTTACTCACTCACGTGCACTTTCAGTCACTCGTTTGCACTCTCACCAACTCACGTGCACTTTCAGTCACTCATTTGCACTCTAACTCACGTACactctcactcacttgcactgtCACTCGCATGCAATCTCACATACTCATAtgcactctcactcactcacttgcactcgCACATACTCACATgtactctcactcactcacttgcactctCACATACTCACATGTACTCTCACTCACATgtactctcactcactcacttgcactctCACATACTCACATGCACTCTCACATACTCACAtgcactctcactcactcacactctcacatACTCACATGCACTCTCACTCATGTGCACTTTCAGCCACTCATTTGCACTCTCACTCGCATGCACTCTCACATACTcacatgcactcacactcactcacatgcaCTCTCActcacatgcactcacacactcacatgcGCTCTCACTCATTCACAtgcactctcactcactcacatgcACTTTCACTCACATGCACTCACATGcgctctcactcactcacatgcgctctcactcactcacatgcactctcactcactcacatgcgctctcactcactcacatgcactctcactcactcacttgcactctCACATACTCACATGCACTCTCACTCATGTGCACTTTCAGCCACTCATTTGCACTCTCACTCACATGCACTCTCACATACTcacatgcactcacactcactcacatgcactcacacactctcatgcgctctcactcactcacatgcactctcactcactcacatgcactctcactcactcacatgcACTCTCACTCTCCCGCCTCTCACAGTTCCCCAGTTACCGGGGATATTGCACGTATTGGCAGTGATTATACAGGAAAGAGCTTTCAGTCCATGTGGTGATTGATCATTTCTCCCTGCGCTCAGCAAACGTGGGGCTCAAACACCCGACAGATGGCGGAACTGCCCCTATAGCAGCTAATGGCCTGTAACGGCCGGGTATTGCCCAATGGCCCATACATCAGTGTTTTTCTATCTCTGTAACCTAATGAACtcgagggggggggggccctgaccAACCGCTGGACAGAATGGCTCCCCATGGGTTGTACTGGGGGGTTTCTTACATCGGGTTTAAGTGTAGGAATTGTGGGTTAGTGGGTTAAAGTGGGTACTAGAAGTACCCAGACAGGGAATGTCCTACTGGGCCTGGGGTAACCAACAGCCCCTTCTTGTTTCATCTGTATTGGGCAATTTAACTGCCCCTAAACCTGTGGCCAATCAGAGCATCTTCAGACATTCCCAGAGCAAGATCACAAAGGTATCCAATCAGAGAGCTACAGGGCAAGATAAACCCATAGCCAATCAAAACATAAATGACCTTCTCAGGTGTAGCCATTTTGAGCACATTGGACCATGCTGTACCCAATCAGAGCATAGAAACCTCTGCAGGGCAAAGAGTAGCCAATTGGAGTGACAGAAGATGGACATGTGATCTCACTCAAAATGGCCGTACATTGAGTTCTATAACACAACTACCAGACACAGTGGGGTTTACTCTCATTTATTGATTGTTGCGGATACAACTTTATTCTTCATTCTCACACATGCAATACAGCACCCTAGTGTCTGGTCCCACGGGCCCAGGACCGGAGGCGGAGCTTGAACCCCAGCACGGCCTATGGTAGATTTAGGGTGAGCCCTTTCTATGGAATCCTCACCGCCGCCAACAAGAGCTCTCAGAAAGGAAGAAAATCTCAGTTTCGGTTgctggttcccccccccccatcgaaATGAGTAACAGCATTTAGTacgtagaatatatatatatatatatcatactggGTAACAATACACATAGAACACAGTGTATATCTCTTATGGACTTTGTACAGACCACACTTTGTACATATAATGGGTTATTGGGCCACAGCCACCATCCTCATATACAGCCACGGAAATTGGTGGCATTGATATTAAAACCAAAAGATCCGGGCTGTTAGGAGAGACGGCCACTCTGCTTCTGTCGTTATAGTTCtgctacatctcccagcatccccggaAAATCAGCTGCCTCGCTGGGAGGTGTAGGGCGCAAATAGCTGCAGGGTCACAGCTTAGCTTTGACTTTATGGGTCTTTGTTTCCTATAGCGAGCATAGAAACACCTATATACATCATCTGGGGAGAAACCAATACAGTGCTGTGTATTAAAGGGTAGGTGTAACATACTCACATGGTAGAACAGTATATTAAAGGGTAGGTGTAACATACTCACATGGTAGAACAGTATATTAAAGGGTAGGTGTAACATACTCACATGGTAGAACAGTATATTAAAGGGTAGGTGTAACATATTCAGATGGTAGAACAGTATATTAAAGGGTAGGTATAACATACTCACATGGTAGAACAGTATATTAAAGGGTAGGTGTAACATACTCACATGGTAGAACAGTATATTAAAGGGTAGGTGTAACATATTCAGATGGTAGAACAGTATATTAAAGGGTAGGTATAACATACTCAGATGGTAGAACAGTATATTAAAGGGTAGGTATAACATACTCAGATAGTAGAACAGTATATTAAAGGGTTGGTATAACATACTCAGTATATTAAAGGGTAGGTATAACATACTCAGATGGTAGAACAGTATATTAAAGGGTAGGTGTAACATATTCAGATGGTAGAACAGTATATTAAAGGGTAGGTATAACATATTCAGTTGGCAGAACAGTATATTAAAGGGTAGGTGTGACATATTCAGATGTAGAACAGTATATTAAAGGGTAGGTGTAACATACTCAGATGGTGGAACAGACTCAGATGGTGGAACAGTATATTAAAGGGTAGGTATAACATACTCAGTATATTAAAGGGTAGGTGTAACATACTCAGTTGGTAGAACAGTATATTAAAGGGTAGGTATAACATACTCAGTTGGTGGAACAGTATATTAAAGGGTAGGTGTAACATACTCAGATGGTGGAACAGTATATTAAAGGGTAGGTTTAACATACTCAGTTGGTAGAACAGTATATTAAAGGGTAGGTATAACATACTCAGATGGTGGAACAGTATATTAAAGGGTAGGTTTAACATACTCAGTTGGTAGAACAGTATATTAAAGGGTAGGTTTAACATACTCAGATGGTGGAACAGTATATTAAAGGGTCGGTATAACATACTCAGATGGTGGAACAGTATATTAAAGGGTAGGTATAACATACTCAGATGGTGGAACAGTATATTAAAGGGTAGGTATAACATACTCAGTTGGTAGAACAGTATATTAAAGGGTAGGTTTAACATACTCAGTTGGTAGAACAGTATATTAAAGGGTAGGTTTAACATACTCAGATGGTGGAACAGTATATTAAAGGGTCGGTATAACATACTCAGATGGTGGAACAGTATATTAAAGGGTAGGTATAACATACTCAGATGGTGGAACAGTATATTAAAGGGTAGGTATAACATACTCAGATGGTGGAACAGTATATTAAAGGGTAGGTATAACACACTCTGTGTAACATACTCAGCTGACAGTGCAGTATATTAAAGGGTCGGTATAACATAGTTGATGAACAGTATATTAAAGGGTAGGCATGACCTATTTCATTGCTGGAGCAATATATTAGAAGGGTAGGTATCATTTAGTCTGTTACTGGATTAAAATAACAAAGGGTAGTTAACATTCT contains:
- the LOC100491797 gene encoding P2Y purinoceptor 4 is translated as MSFSPSPSSPNSSLPTSSSQGSTCQLDESYKHIFLPICYLFTFLLSLGLNSVVLTRCLRHPRNPSLVYMFNLALSDLMYSLSLPFLITSYISRDRWLFGDPMCRLVRFLFYFNLYCSIFFLTCISYHRYRGICHPMRTMRIETLRWVRATCVLVWTLVFALTSPILFFARTGPLDGPVDGVTCWDDALDEDLPKYVPYGVFLHISGFFLPFSLTAWCYSRVVRTLCRTLKGGVVPGPVPGVAQRRKSIRTIVTITLLFALCFLPFHVTRTIFLALRAGGAALGGCRALGVVAVCYKVTRPLASANAFLNALLYFLTKEPCGRGNRGKRGEPISKPEGKKGPLKESQVWGNIYPSFP